A genome region from Arachis duranensis cultivar V14167 chromosome 6, aradu.V14167.gnm2.J7QH, whole genome shotgun sequence includes the following:
- the LOC127739657 gene encoding protein SUPPRESSOR OF QUENCHING 1, chloroplastic: MTIMIDPISSNEGNLYIDIALPNEYHFSKEARSRFSADTEPADAVNIDPLDGFLSSEGSATLRFKRLSNSASMGRINCKVYYCKEDEVCLYQSLLFEIPFREGVPSANKADVTLAHLVKPKTPNNFLLPSVAP, translated from the exons ATGACTATTATGATTGATCCTATTTCATCAAATGAGGGAAACTTGTATATTGATATTGCATTACCAAATGAGTATCATTTCTCAAAG GAAGCACGCAGTAGATTTAGTGCTGATACCGAACCTGCGGATGCTGTAAACATTGATCCTTTGGACGGATTCCTTAGTTCAGAAGGATCAGCAACGCTTCGCTTTAAGAGGTTATCTAACTCGGCTTCCATGGGTAGAATTAATTGCAAG GTTTACTATTGCAAGGAAGATGAAGTATGTTTGTACCAATCTTTGCTGTTTGAGATTCCCTTCCGAGAGGGAGTTCCTAGCGCTAACAAGGCAGACGTcactcttgctcatcttgtgaaGCCCAAAACTCCCAACAACTTCTTACTGCCCTCGGTTGCCCCGTGA